In Salmo trutta chromosome 16, fSalTru1.1, whole genome shotgun sequence, a genomic segment contains:
- the si:dkey-42i9.4 gene encoding protein BTG1 — protein MKTEVSTAANFISRLLKTTGLLSEEQLQHFSHSLEKSLGEHYKHHWFPNAPCRGSAYRCIRINENHKMDPVIGEAAGTIGLTREQLFTLLPSELTMWVDPYEVSYRIGEDGSICVLYESEPSSSSPSSSSSSSSSTQPETASNQNQGDSNNRASSGSCKGELRVGMGRSKKPKSFTMIRISSS, from the exons ATGAAAACTGAGGTATCCACAGCAGCGAATTTCATCTCCAGATTACTGAAAACAACTGGACTGCTATCCGAGGAGCAACTTCAGCATTTCAGCCATTCCCTCGAAAAATCTCTGGGAG AGCACTACAAGCACCACTGGTTCCCTAACGCTCCCTGCCGGGGCTCAGCTTACAGATGCATCAGAATCAACGAGAACCACAAGATGGACCCGGTCATCGGTGAAGCCGCCGGCACCATTGGACTGACCAGAGAACAGCTCTTCACCCTTCTGCCCAGTGAGCTTACCATGTGGGTGGACCCATACGAGGTGTCATACCGAATAGGAGAGGACGGCTCCATCTGCGTTCTCTATGAATCTGAGCCATCATCATCatcgccatcatcatcatcatcatcatcgtcgtcaACACAGCCTGAAACAGCCTCTAACCAGAACCAAGGGGACAGCAACAACAGAGCCAGTTCAGGAAGCTGCAAAGGTGAACTGAGAGTAGGGATGGGGAGGTCCAAAAAACCCAAGTCCTTCACCATGATAAGGATTTCCAGCAGCTAA
- the atrip gene encoding ATR-interacting protein produces MAYPPRKRLKGMSPAAPCNDPFGGDDDFTQDDLEEIDIIASQAVNGDLAGPGPSSIGPRPGESRKPYSGSREQPSGLARSNSMRDREIPEFPCKDTFGNRHQSKTDREHLKQLEAQQADLQKKLEEVEEEILMKNGEIRVLRDSLRVAQQEKEAQRQAQLLLEREKRDAQSEKEKELSKKVQSLLSELHFKEAEMNEMKTKLQNTERGRKAMASPVTRNSPGLSGPTALLQGANTSPHCVAVPGGTTFITKETFGAQLTSRSTPGKTSGPGHLRDDGKQQSSGRQEVTHSDPFNTFQPSHHQGSVLLSLLLQHPLNPSSLGLGHLLCISPDALPGLLTNTCLSPGSSVGSSSSSTEPRLVPHHNKPRFRHYQNLALSGLNMMALPSHHAALPPEDLPNPNTSASALKNTTRSCPGAVHLLPLLDYHIGLFCQSLEAIALDGSGTGSGKRSLRGSSLSGSSDGSLASSVEDSLGSQEEFALAALKALHHTVAQSSEVVNTLLALTSGAEGSPPQGNTRHRPILASGLAPLLPDTSIQPGTSRTSEIPVDGTREGAGLHPLFRKLLQLSDPSFSTSAVQREALVPSSLTTLNMLLERAQERQLPRFQCVVSSPALSRCLSLDSSYQTLSLSVSLLAGLAHSDELAFRICCHADWCLFLKVFQYITSRPDKTVTDSHWSQLEVEVVRFLTSLFNRKASTWSVFAESSCQCHSEVVKTTVVLLHRQWLDLRGRVEGSLWGDSAIQNPAWCSSPGVDLLREALMLLHWLFLNNSSFSEHCLPVLHMYDQMIPAIRDTFRRIPHLSESEELALDEICRPESEDTEDMDIDTGS; encoded by the exons ATGGCGTACCCACCCCGCAAGCGCCTCAAGGGGATGAGTCCTGCGGCTCCATGTAACGACCCCTTCGGAGGTGACGATGACTTTACCCAGGATGATCTGGAAGAGATTGATATTATAGCATCTCAGGCCGTCAACGGGGATCTAGCAGGACCAGGGCCAAGCTCCATTGGTCCTCGACCAGGAGAGTCGAGGAAGCCGTATTCGGGGAGCAGAGAACAACCCTCTGGTTTGGCTCGGAGTAACtccatgagagacagagagatcccTGAATTTCCATGTAAAGACACTTTCG GGAACAGACATCAGTCTAAGACTGACAGGGAGCATTTAAAGCAACTGGAAGCCCAACAAGCAGACCTCCAGAAAAAG ctagaggaggtagaggaggagatccTGATGAAGAACGGAGAGATCAGAGTGCTGCGTGACTCCCTCAGGGTCGCCCAGCAGGAGAAGGAGGCGCAAAGACAGGCTCAGCTCCTcttggagagggagaagagagacgcTCAGAGCGAGAAGGAGAAGGAGCTCTCCAAGAAG GTGCAGTCCCTGCTGTCTGAGCTCCACTTCAAAGAAGCTGAGATGAACGAGATGAAGACTAAActacagaacacagagagaggaaggaaagcaATGGCTTCACCTGTCACCAGAAACAG CCCCGGTCTATCTGGTCCTACTGCCCTACTGCAGGGTGCCAACACCAGCCCTCACTGTGTAGCCGTTCCTGGAGGAACAACCTTCATCACCAAGGAGACATTTGGTGCCCAGCTGACCTCTAGGTCAACGCCAGGCAAGACCTCCGGACCAGGACACCTCAGAGACG ATGGAAAACAACAGTCCAGCGGCAGACAGGAAGTGACTCACTCAGACCCGTTTAACACATTTCAACCCTCTCATCATCAAG GCTCAGTGCTGTTAAGTCTGCTGTTACAGCATCCTTTAAACCCCAGCAGTCTGGGTCTGGGTCACCTGCTCTGCATCAGCCCTGACGCACTTCCTGGTCTCCTGACCAACACCTGCCTCAGCCc AGGGTCTTCAGTTGGCTCCAGTTCCTCCTCAACAGAACCCAGGCTCGTTCCCCACCACAACAAGCCCCGCTTCAGACACTACCAGAATCTGGCTCTGTCTGGCCTCAACATGATGGCCCTACCCAGCCACCACGCTGCCTTGCCTCCTGAGGACCTGCCCAACCCGAACACCTCTGCCTCTGCCCTGAAAAACACTACCAGGTCCTGTCCTGGTGCcgtccacctcctccccctcctcgacTACCACATCGGCCTGTTCTGCCAAAGTCTGGAGGCTATCGCCCTGGACGGCTCGGGGACGGGGTCTGGTAAGAGGAGCCTGAGAGGGAGCTCTCTGTCTGGGTCGTCAGACGGAAGCCTGGCCTCCAGCGTGGAGGATTCCCTCGGGAGTCAGGAGGAGTTTGCCCTGGCTGCCCTGAAGGCCCTGCATCATACTGTGGCCCAGAGCTCTGAGGTAGTGAACACCCTGCTGGCTCTGACGTCTGGAGCAGAGGGGAGCCCTCCACAGGGTAACACTAGACACAG GCCCATCCTGGCCTCAGGCCTGGCCCCCCTGCTGCCTGACACCTCCATCCAGCCTGGGACTTCCAGAACCTCTGAGATCCCAGTAGATGGCACCAGAGAGGGTGCGGGCCTCCACCCTCTCTTCAGGAAGCTGCTTCAGCTGTCAGACCCCTCCTTCTCCACCAGCGCTGTTCAGAGGGAGGCCCTGGTGCCCAGCAGTCTGACGACTCTCAACATGCTGCTGGAGAGAGCACAGGAGAGGCAGTTGCCCAG GTTCCAGTGTGTTGTGTCCAGTCCAGCTCTGTCTCGCTGCCTGTCTCTAGACTCGTcctaccagaccctgtctctgtctgtctccctactAGCTGGCCTGGCCCACAGCGATGAGCTAGCTTTTAGAATCTGCTGTCATGCAG ACTGGTGTCTGTTCCTGAAGGTATTCCAGTACATCACCTCCAGACCTGACAAGACCGTCACAGACTCTCACTGGTCTCAGCTGGAGGTGGAG GTGGTGCGTTTCCTGACCAGTCTGTTCAATAGGAAAGCTTCCACGTGGAGTGTGTTTGCTGAGTCGTCCTGTCAGTGCCACAGTGAG GTAGTGAAGACCACGGTAGTGCTACTCCACAGGCAGTGGCTGGACCTCCGGGGCCGAGTGGAGGGGAGCCTTTGGGGCGATTCAGCGATCCAAAACCCAGCGTGGTGCTCCTCTCCTGGGGTTGATCTGCTAAGGGAGGCTCTGATGCTACTCCACTGGCTCTTCCTCAACAACAGTAgcttctcagagcactgcctccCTGTCCTCCACATGTATGACCAGATGATTCCTGCCATTAGAGACACCTTCAGGAGGATCCCCCACCTCTCAGAGAGTGAAG AATTGGCTTTGGATGAGATTTGTCGTCCTGAGTCTGAGGATACTGAAGATATGGACATAGACACTGGCTCCTGA